The following nucleotide sequence is from Paenibacillus andongensis.
ATTATCGTTGGAACAGACGAAAGCGTGGTACGGCGTTTTATTCGTATCTCCCCTCATCCTGGGGATGGTCATGCTTTTTCTGCTGCCGCTCATTCAGTCGTTCCGGTTCAGTTTAAGTACCATACAAATGGTAGAGGGCGGCTTTGCCGTACTGCCTACTGGATTTAGCAACTACGTCAGCTTATTTGCCTCTAATCCGGATTACCCCCGGTTATTGGCGGAAGGTGTCGTCAACATGGTTGTGAACGTGCCGATCATCATTATTTTCAGCTTGTTCGCAGCGGTGCTGTTGAATCAAAAGTTCAAAGGGCGCGCCCTCGCGCGCGCTATCTTCTTTTTGCCGGTTATTCTGGCGTCGAGCGCCCTCGCTAATCTGGATATCAGCAGCTTCGTAGGAGGTTCGGTTCTAAGTGGAAGCGGGAGCGGAGAAGGTTCTAATATGCTGCAAAGCTTCGAACTCAAAAAAATGCTGCTGGATTCGGGCATGGCTCCTATCGTTGTCAATTACATCACGGGTGCTGTCGATCGAATTTATGAAATTATCAGCTCTTCCGGTGTGCAAATTTTGATTTTCTTGGCTGGGCTTCAATCGATCTCCCCTTCCTTGTACGAGGCATCCAAAATCGAAGGAGCAACGGGATACGAGATTTTTTGGAAAGTGACGTTTCCGATGATGACCCCGCTTATTTTAACGAACCTTGTCTATTCCATTATTGATTCCTTCAGCAGGAATAAAATTAATACCCTCATTTCGCAGACGGCGTTCAAAACGTTCGATTTCGGTATAAGTGCGGCCATGTCTTGGGTGTACTTCCTTGTTGTGGCTATCATCCTTCTAATCTCCACTGCGCTTGTCTCAAGAAAAGTATTTTATTACGACTGATGGAGGGATAGGACTATGAAATCGCAGGCTGTACGTATGGACGGATGGATTAGCAGGCGCAATCCGTTAGAAAAGGCGAAAAATTGGACATGGCAGATCATACGCGCCGTCTTGGTGCTCGGCTTTTGTTATATTATTTTGTTTCCCATCTTTTTAAGACTTTCGGTGGCCTTTCGTGGCAGAATCGACATTTATGATCCAACTGTGCTGTGGATTCCCCGGCATTTTACACTCGAAAATTTGAAGATTGCGATCTCAGCAACCAACTATTTATCAGCTTTATGGAATACGTTTCTTATCTCGTCTACGACAACGCTAATTCAGCTTTGTTCTTGCGCGTTAGCGGGATACGCTTTTGCGAGATTGAAATTTAAAGGCAGCGGGCTGTTGTTTGGTCTGGTCATTTTCACCATTGTCGTACCGCCTCAAACGATCATGATTCCGCTCTATTTAACATACCGGTATTTTGATCTTTTCGGTTTAGTTGGGTTATTTTCAGGGAAGAGCAGTATCAATCTAATCGACACATTCTGGCCGTTTCTTATTTCTTCCGGCACAGCGATGGGGCTGAAGAACGGGCTTTACATTTATATTTTCCGTCAGTTTTTCCGGGGCATTCCCAAAGAAATCGAGGAAGCCGCCCTCGCGGACGGAGCGGGAATTTTTAAAACCTTTTACAGCATTATGCTGCCTAACGCTATTCCTGCTGTTGTCACTGTCGTTTTGTTCTCGTTTGTTTGGCAGTGGAATGACAGCTATTATGTATCCCTGTTTTTGAGTAAAGTGAAGGTGCTTTCCACACAGCTGACAGATATGGGACCAGCCCTCGGGAAAGAGCCGGATCCTGTGTACCAGTCTATGCTGCTCAACACGGGCGTACTGCTGATGATGGGACCTTTGATTGCGTTGTATTTGTTCGTTCAGCGTTATTTCGTGGAAAGCGTAGAGCGAACAGGCTTAGTCGGTTAATAAAAATAAAGATACGGATAGGCTGGAGGATAACATATGCCGAAAAATGGATGGCAGCTAAAAGGATTCCATATGCGCTTCGGATCGCATGAGGATGTTGGAAATTTAAAGCGAGTGATTGAGGAAGCTTTGGCGCCTATGGGTGTAAATGTTTTGATATTGGAATGCAACACCTCATTTCAATTCCAATCTCATCCGGAAGTATCGGGTGGCAGCTTAACGAAGGAAGATGCGAGGGAGCTGTCCGCCTTATGTAAGCGGCACAGCATTCGTTTGATCCCTTTGTTTGATTGTTTGGGGCACCAAGGGTGGGGCGGAGCGAGGAATTCGCTTCTGCGGGCGCATCCGGAGTTCGACGAAACCCCGCATGTGCCGACGGATGCGAAGTGGCCAGAGTTTTATTGCCCGAGCTGGTGTCCATCTCATCCGGACATTAATCCGCTCGTGTTCGATCTGATGGATGAGCTGATCGATGCTTTTGAAGCGGATGCGCTGCACGTCGGCATGGACGAAGTGTTCGCCATCGCGGACGATGGGTGCCCGCGATGTCGAGGGAAAAATAAGGCTGAATTGTTTGCAAAAGCGACGAACGATTACTACGAGCATTTGGTCCGCAATCGGAAGGTCCAGATGCTCATGTGGGCGGATCGGTTGATTGACGCGGGTGGCATGGGGTATTCAGAATGGGACGGCGACATTTACGGCATGTGGCCGGCTGTGGATCTTATTCCGAAGGATATTATATTGTGCGATTGGCACTACGATAAATTGAATGCTTATCCGTCCGTCGGGCATTTGCTGGGCAAAGGATTTGAGGTTTGGCCTAGCTGTTGGAAAACACCGGAAGCGTCACTTGATCTGCTCGAGCAGTCTATCCGTCAAGCAGAAGAGCGTGGAGTGATTGATCGCATGCCCGGCATGCTCGTGACCGGCTGGAATGCCAACGGCGCTACGCTGGTGACGGCGCTGCTGGGAGATGGGGATTTAGGCGAAGATACAGGCGATATCCGGGGCATTGCAGCCACGTTGAAGACGGTCATGGAGGCGCTCCGACTACGGACAGAGCATCTTGAAGCAAAGGGATGATATTACATAGAAATGGAGAAAACACCATGACACAGTCCAAAACCGTACATATCATTTCGCATACACATTGGGACAGGGAATGGTATTTGCCCTATGAAAAGCATCACGTATTGTTGATCAAGTTAATAGATACGCTGATTCAAACTCTTAAGCAAGATGATGGATACCGCAGCTTTCATTTGGACGGACAAACGATCATATTAGAGGATTATTTGCAGATACGGCCGGAAATGCAGGAGACACTAGAGCAATTGATTCGCGGAGGGCGCATCCACATCGGCCCGTGGTATGTCCTGCAGGATGAATTTCTAACGAGCAGCGAAGCGAATGTGCGTAATTTGTTAATTGGCCACCGTGATGCTAAAGCTTATGGCGTCATTTCGAAGTTGGGTTATTTCCCGGATTCCTTCGGCAACATGGGGCAGGCGCCGCAGCTGCTGCGGCAAGCAGACATTGAGAACGCCGTGTTCGGACGCGGTGTGAAGCCGACAGGTTTTAACAACGAGGTATCCGAAACTCAGGCATATGAATCGCCGTATTCAGAAATGTTTTGGGAAGCGCCTGACGGCTCCAAGGTGCTTGGTATTTTATTTGCCAATTGGTACAGCAACGGGAATGAGATCCCTGTGAATCCAGAAGCGGCAGCGAAGTATTGGGATCGAAAACTGGCGGAAGTATCCAAATATGCTTCTACGCCGCATTGGTTGTTCATGAATGGCTGTGATCATCAGCCTGTGCAGACCGATCTGACGGATGCCATCAGATCAGCTGAGAAGCAGTATCCGGACATTCGATTCATCCATTCCAATTTTGAAGATTATTTAAGTGAAGTGAACCGGACAATCCCGAGCGATCTATCCGTCATTCGCGGAGAGCTGAGAAGTCAGCATACGGATGGCTGGTCTACGCTCGTAAATACGGCATCTTCCCGCGTCTACATCAAGCAAAAAAATC
It contains:
- a CDS encoding carbohydrate ABC transporter permease, with protein sequence MSDLRKKRLSLEQTKAWYGVLFVSPLILGMVMLFLLPLIQSFRFSLSTIQMVEGGFAVLPTGFSNYVSLFASNPDYPRLLAEGVVNMVVNVPIIIIFSLFAAVLLNQKFKGRALARAIFFLPVILASSALANLDISSFVGGSVLSGSGSGEGSNMLQSFELKKMLLDSGMAPIVVNYITGAVDRIYEIISSSGVQILIFLAGLQSISPSLYEASKIEGATGYEIFWKVTFPMMTPLILTNLVYSIIDSFSRNKINTLISQTAFKTFDFGISAAMSWVYFLVVAIILLISTALVSRKVFYYD
- a CDS encoding carbohydrate ABC transporter permease, which encodes MKSQAVRMDGWISRRNPLEKAKNWTWQIIRAVLVLGFCYIILFPIFLRLSVAFRGRIDIYDPTVLWIPRHFTLENLKIAISATNYLSALWNTFLISSTTTLIQLCSCALAGYAFARLKFKGSGLLFGLVIFTIVVPPQTIMIPLYLTYRYFDLFGLVGLFSGKSSINLIDTFWPFLISSGTAMGLKNGLYIYIFRQFFRGIPKEIEEAALADGAGIFKTFYSIMLPNAIPAVVTVVLFSFVWQWNDSYYVSLFLSKVKVLSTQLTDMGPALGKEPDPVYQSMLLNTGVLLMMGPLIALYLFVQRYFVESVERTGLVG
- a CDS encoding family 20 glycosylhydrolase produces the protein MPKNGWQLKGFHMRFGSHEDVGNLKRVIEEALAPMGVNVLILECNTSFQFQSHPEVSGGSLTKEDARELSALCKRHSIRLIPLFDCLGHQGWGGARNSLLRAHPEFDETPHVPTDAKWPEFYCPSWCPSHPDINPLVFDLMDELIDAFEADALHVGMDEVFAIADDGCPRCRGKNKAELFAKATNDYYEHLVRNRKVQMLMWADRLIDAGGMGYSEWDGDIYGMWPAVDLIPKDIILCDWHYDKLNAYPSVGHLLGKGFEVWPSCWKTPEASLDLLEQSIRQAEERGVIDRMPGMLVTGWNANGATLVTALLGDGDLGEDTGDIRGIAATLKTVMEALRLRTEHLEAKG